The proteins below come from a single Argonema galeatum A003/A1 genomic window:
- the hemG gene encoding protoporphyrinogen oxidase → MLDTLIVGAGISGLSLAHALQQDGRRILLCERQGRVGGNITTGMAEGFLWEEGPTSFSPTPELLRLAVDVGLEQELMLADRKLPRYVYWQGQLQPVPMSPPAAISSQLLTLQGKLRALTGALGFIAPAMALSEQGGEETIAQFFQRHLGAEVTQRLVAPFVSGVYAGDPDLLSASASFRRIVKLSEMGGGLLAGAILQRRGSKKQGKPQDPSIPKTRPGELGSFKQGISALPQAIASHLGDTVKLGWHLTTLQKSDRQTYIAEFDTPAGPEQVEACTIVLTTPAYVTADLLQFLIPTASQVLREIPYPPVACVVVAYPQTALKQPLRGFGNLIPRRQSIRTLGTIWSSSLFPGRAPQGWQLLTNFIGGATDPEIADLDDEQIVQAVHQDLYRILLKEDVAPKVLAVHLWKRAIPQYTLGHLQRLEQVNQALEQFPGLFLCSNYFDGVSLGDCVKRAIELSAEIRQHLQ, encoded by the coding sequence GTGCTAGATACCTTAATTGTTGGAGCTGGAATTAGCGGTCTGAGCCTAGCTCACGCTTTGCAGCAAGACGGGCGGCGGATTTTACTGTGCGAACGTCAGGGACGAGTTGGTGGAAATATCACCACAGGTATGGCAGAGGGATTTCTCTGGGAAGAAGGCCCCACCAGCTTTTCGCCGACGCCAGAACTGCTTCGCTTGGCTGTAGATGTCGGACTGGAGCAAGAGTTGATGCTGGCAGATCGCAAATTGCCTCGTTACGTCTACTGGCAAGGGCAACTGCAACCAGTGCCGATGAGTCCTCCCGCAGCCATAAGTTCCCAGCTGCTCACCTTACAAGGCAAGCTACGGGCACTGACGGGCGCTTTGGGGTTTATAGCACCGGCTATGGCGCTATCTGAACAGGGGGGAGAGGAAACGATCGCCCAGTTCTTCCAGCGTCATCTGGGAGCAGAAGTCACGCAGCGACTGGTTGCTCCCTTCGTTTCCGGCGTTTATGCTGGCGATCCCGATCTACTCAGTGCATCTGCATCTTTCCGGCGAATTGTCAAGCTTTCGGAAATGGGTGGAGGATTGTTGGCAGGAGCTATATTGCAACGTCGCGGATCGAAGAAACAGGGGAAGCCGCAAGACCCCAGCATTCCCAAAACTCGGCCTGGAGAATTAGGCTCCTTTAAGCAGGGTATTTCCGCTTTACCGCAAGCGATCGCATCTCATCTGGGCGATACCGTTAAGCTGGGCTGGCACCTGACGACGCTGCAAAAGAGCGATCGTCAAACATACATAGCAGAATTTGATACACCCGCAGGACCTGAACAGGTAGAAGCTTGCACGATCGTCCTCACCACACCCGCCTACGTAACAGCTGACCTCCTGCAATTTTTAATACCAACAGCAAGCCAAGTTTTAAGGGAAATTCCTTATCCTCCCGTAGCCTGCGTTGTCGTCGCCTATCCACAAACTGCTCTGAAGCAACCTCTACGCGGCTTCGGCAACTTAATTCCGCGAAGGCAGTCCATTCGTACCCTTGGCACTATCTGGTCTTCCAGTCTATTCCCAGGTCGCGCTCCCCAAGGATGGCAACTGCTAACCAACTTTATCGGCGGAGCAACCGATCCCGAAATTGCCGATTTAGACGACGAGCAAATTGTTCAAGCTGTTCATCAAGACCTTTACCGCATCCTCCTTAAGGAAGATGTAGCACCAAAAGTTCTCGCCGTGCATCTTTGGAAACGTGCGATTCCTCAGTACACTCTGGGGCATCTCCAGCGGTTAGAGCAAGTTAATCAAGCTCTAGAACAATTTCCCGGTTTATTTCTGTGTAGTAACTACTTTGATGGCGTTTCTCTAGGAGACTGCGTTAAGCGGGCTATTGAGCTATCTGCGGAAATTCGCCAACATTTGCAGTAG
- a CDS encoding DUF2811 domain-containing protein — translation MNTNVSMLAEIPEVLHESLKSYLESHPDWDQDRVFTAALSLFLLQNGGGNTPEASRSYRRAAQVYLETLFRNSV, via the coding sequence ATGAACACAAACGTTAGTATGCTGGCCGAAATCCCCGAAGTACTGCACGAATCGCTCAAAAGCTATTTGGAAAGTCATCCAGATTGGGATCAAGACCGGGTTTTTACTGCTGCTCTATCCCTATTTTTGCTGCAAAATGGAGGTGGCAACACCCCAGAAGCGTCGCGCAGCTATCGTAGAGCTGCCCAGGTATATCTTGAAACACTGTTCCGAAATTCTGTATAA
- a CDS encoding type II toxin-antitoxin system RelE/ParE family toxin yields MAYQIEISPTAVADIEGIFLWIKEDSPENAYRWVRGCYEIMLTLENFPRRCALAIESEYMGIEVRQLFYKKQFNILFTVSEIVEQEQGIVRIHRVRRCSQQTLQSIDQLLGDEPET; encoded by the coding sequence ATGGCCTACCAGATTGAAATATCTCCTACTGCGGTAGCTGATATAGAAGGTATTTTTCTTTGGATAAAGGAGGATTCACCGGAAAACGCTTATCGCTGGGTAAGAGGATGTTATGAAATTATGTTGACGCTGGAAAACTTTCCGAGGCGTTGTGCTTTGGCTATCGAAAGTGAGTATATGGGAATAGAGGTACGCCAACTTTTCTATAAAAAGCAATTCAATATTTTATTTACTGTTAGTGAAATAGTTGAGCAAGAGCAAGGAATTGTGCGTATTCATCGTGTGCGTCGTTGTTCTCAACAAACACTTCAAAGTATAGATCAACTCTTAGGTGATGAACCAGAAACTTAA
- a CDS encoding type II toxin-antitoxin system Phd/YefM family antitoxin yields the protein MLSLSDIYPLSEFQRGAKAFLARLKETKAPIVLTVNGKATAVVQDAEGYQHLLDRLDLLESIVGIRKSIEEFEQGKGIPLKQAFAELREKYGLPD from the coding sequence ATGCTTAGTCTGAGTGACATTTATCCTCTCTCAGAGTTCCAGCGGGGTGCGAAAGCTTTCCTGGCAAGACTCAAAGAAACTAAAGCACCAATAGTTCTGACTGTTAATGGTAAAGCTACTGCCGTTGTTCAAGATGCTGAAGGCTATCAGCATCTTCTCGATAGACTTGATTTACTGGAGTCTATTGTGGGTATCCGCAAAAGTATTGAAGAATTTGAGCAAGGGAAAGGGATACCTCTAAAGCAAGCATTTGCAGAACTTCGGGAAAAATATGGCCTACCAGATTGA